Genomic segment of Desulfovibrio sp. ZJ209:
TGGAGCGCACGAGCGGGATCTTGCGGTCCAGCGCCTCGCCCGAATAGGAGTAGAAGAAGGTGGGGATATGCAGGGTGGCGCCGTAGGGGCCGTCGATGATGAAGGCCGGCGACATGGGATCCCACGCCGTATAGCCGCGCGCCTCGAAGGTGGAGCGGATGCCCCCGGAGGGGAAGGAGGAGGCGTCCGGCTCGCCGCTGATGAGCATCTTGCCCGAAAATTCGCTGATGCCGTGGCCGCCTGCCGCGGGCGAGAGAAAGGCGTCGTGCTTTTCGGCCGTGAGGCCCGTCATGGGCTGGAACCAGTGCGTATAGTGGGTGGCGCCCCGCTCGATGGCCCAGTCCTTCATGGCGTTGGCGACCACATCGGCGATGGCCGGGTCGAGGCGGCTGCCCTCGCGCACGGTCTTTTCGAGCTTGCGGTACACGTCGCGCGGCAGGCGGCGGCGCATGGTGTCGAGGCCGAAGACATCGCGGCCGAACAGGGCGTCGGCGTCGCGCGGGGCGGCACCGGCCCCCTGTGTGTTGGGAGGCGTGACCGGGGGCGTGGCATGGGCGCGGGCAACAGCCTCGCTGCGGGGAGAAGCCATGGGAAAACTCCTTTGCAAGGGATGGGTGCGGCCGGCCGCAGGGCGCGAACCGCCAGGGGGGTGGCACCCGCGCAAGACGACAGCCGGCCGGCACAAGGCCCCTTGGGGCATAAAACATGCCAGCGGCGGCGGGGAGCCGCCCCTCTTGTGCTAATGATGTGGTTTTTCAGAAGAAATTTCACTTCTGCCGAAAATTCCCGCGCGAAAATCCCGTGCGCCCGACACAATGCGGAGGAAAAAACGACGAAAATGTCGTTTATTGCTTCGGCTGCACCTTAAAATATGGCGGCACGAGGCAAAATCAGGAAAAAAGCCTCATAAATCCACGCTGATAGCGGAACCTGCGCCAAAATATACTTTTTCGTCGATTTTTGGGAGATGAAGGAGCTTGTGCCGCCGCCTCAGGCCGCCAGGAGGCGACCAGCGGCGCCCCGGAAAAGCCCGCAAAAAATCGACAAAAATGTGGAATCTTGATGCGACATGGGCGCGAAAGGCACTTCGGAAGGCGGACGGCAGGCGCGCGGGGCTGCCCCGTTCAGGAAAGAGGACGCTTGCCCTGCCGGAAGGTCTTGTAGCTCAGGCCGTATTTCTTGAGCCTGAGGGCCATGACCCGCTCGGTGAGGCCGAGCGCGGCCGCGGCCTTGCCCATGTGGCCGGCGCAGGCGTCAAGCGCCTCCACGATGCTCGCGCGCTCCACCTCTTCCAGGCGCCCGGCGAGGCTCCCGGGGGGAGGAGGCGCGGCCGGGCGCCCGTCCCCGGACCCGGGCGCGGCGCCGCCGTGCAGGGCGGGCGGCAAATGCTGCGGCAAGACCACGCGCTCGGGCCCGAGCAGGAGCGCGGCGCGCTCCATGACGTTTTGCAGCTCGCGCACGTTGCCGGGCCATGCGTACCGCTGGAGCATGTCCATGACGGCGAGCGAAAGGTGCGCGGGCCCGCGCCCGCCGCCGGCGAAGCGGCCGAGAAAATGCGCGGCCAGCGGCAGGATGTCCTCTGGCCGCTCCCTGAGCGGGGGCAGGCAGAGCGGGAAGACATTGAGCCGGTAAAAGAGGTCGCGGCGGAAGGCGCCGGCTTCCACCATCTGTTCGAGGTCGCGGTTGGTGGCCGTGATGATGCGCACATCCGCCCGCAGGGTTTCCATGCCGCCCAGGCGCTCGAAGGCCCGCTCCTGAAGCACCCGGAGGAGCTTGGCCTGCGTGGCCGGCGCGAGCTCGCCCACCTCGTCCAGAAAGAGCGTGCCGCCGGCGGCGAGCTCGAAACGGCCCTTGCGCGTCTGGGCCGCGCCCGTGAAGGCGCCGCGCTCGTGGCCGAAAAGCTCGCTCTCCATGAGGCTTTCGGGCAGCGCCGCGCAATTGAGCGACACAAAGGGGCCGGCGGCGCGCGGGCTCGCCGCGTGGATGGCGCGGGCGGCCAGCTCCTTGCCGGTGCCCGATTCGCCCTGCAACAGCACAGTGGCCGGCGAGGGCCCCACCTGCGCGATCTGGGCATAGACCGCGTGCATGGCCTCGGAATTGCCCACAAAACCGGCCGGGCGAGCCCGGGGCGGCGCGGCCTCGGCCATGCGGTCCTGGCTTTCCAGCGCCGTATGCGCGAGCAGGGCGGCGATGACCTGCAACAGGTGGAGCTCGTCTTCCAGCGTGCCCGCATCCGTGCTGTGCTGGTCCACCGAGAGGGCGCCCACCACCTGGTCATGCAACCGGATGGGCACGCAGAGAAAGGACACCCTTTCGCGCGTGAGGTCGCGCGAGCGCGTCTTGTTGAGAAAAAGCGGCTCGGAGCCCGCGTCGCAGACGCACATGGCGCGCCCGCTGGCGATGACGCGGCCCGTGACGCCCTCCCCCTGCAGGTAGCGGCCCCGGCGCCGCTCCGCCGGGTTGAGGCCATAGGCGGCGCTGGTGCGTATCTCGCCGCTCTTGGGGTCCACCAGCGTGACCATGGCGTGGATGATGGGGAGATGCGTGGCCATGAGGGCCAGCGCGCGCTCAAGGCTCTCGGCCACGTCGCCCGCGCTGTTGACAAGCGCGGTCAGCTCGAGCAGGAGCGCGAGCTGCGATGCGGGCGCGAGCGGGGCGGAACCGGGAACGGCGGCAAGGGGCTTGGGCATGCGGCAGGCTATCGCAGGCCAAGGCCGCAGGCAAGGGAGGCGCGTGGGGGGAGGAACGCGGGAACTTACTGTCCGGCGGAGGGGTCGGCCTCCGCGCCATAGTCCACGCGGGCCAGCGCGAGGCCCTGCGGGGGCGCGGTGGGCGCGGGCACGGCCGCGCGCTCGCAGGCGGCGAGCATGGCGGGCACGGCCTCGGGCGCGAGCTTGCCCCGCCCGCAGGCCGCGAGGAGGCCGGCGATATTGCGCACCATCTGCTTCAAGAAGCCGTTGGCCGTCACGGTGAGCCGCAGAAGCGGCGCATGCGGGGGGTAAAATTCCTGCGGGGGCTGCGCGTCCAGCGTGGCGGCGAAGATGCGGCGCACGCTGCCGCGCGTCTCCGAGCCGGCATTGCGCAGCGAGGCGAAATCCCGCTCGCCCACGAATGACGGCAGGGCCGCGCGCATGCGGCCCTCGTCCAGCGGACCGCAGGCCCAGACAAAGGGCGCTACGGCGGGGGGAACGAAGCGGCCCTCGCGCCAGAACTGGTAGACATAGGTCTTGGCGACGGCGTCGCGCCGGGCGTCAAACTCCGGGGGCGCCCCCTCGGCGGCGAGCACGCGCACCGCAGGCGGAAGCACCGCGTTGAGGGCGTGGCGCCAGTCAAAACCGGGCCTGTCTGGCACGTCGCAATGGGCGACCTGCCCGTGCGCATGGACGCCGGCATCCGTGCGGCCCGAGCCGAACACGCGCACAGGGCGCCCCGCCAGCCGCGCGAGCGCCGCCTCCAGCGTGCCCTGCACGGTGGGCGGGGGCTGGGGCTTTTCCTGTACCTGCCAGCCGCTGAATCCCGTCCCGTCATAGGCCAGCAGCAGCTTGAGGCGCATTATTCCGGCATCCGCATGCGGGTGATCATTTCCGTGAACTTGGCCGTCTTGGCGGGATTGGTGTAGGTCAGGATCTCGCCGGACTGCTTGGGCGCCATGCCCGAAAGGATGCGCACGGCCACGCGCTCGTCCATGTTCTCCAGCGCCTGCGCGGCCATGCGCGGCTTCATGTTGCCGTACATGAGGATGAGGTTCTTGACCTTCTTGTCCTCCAGCTCTTTCGCCTCGCGGATCATGTCCTTCATCTTGCCTTCGGCGCTCTGGAGGTCCTTGAGGCGCTGGTCCATCTGCTGGCGCAGCATGAGGATGTCCTGCTGCTGGCGCGCCAGGTCTTGCGCCTGGGCGTTGGGGTCGACGGGCGCGGCCTTGGGCGTGACCTGCGGGGCCGGGGCCGGCCAGGTGGCTGACGGGTCGGTCTGCGGGAGCGCCGGCATGGCGGCATTCCCCATGCCGCGTGAAGGCAGCTCGCCCGCGCGCGGCGGCAGGGGCGCGCCGTCCGCGCCCTGGCCGCGCGGGATATTGGCGGGGATGGGCGCGGCCCCCGGGAGCGCCGTGGGGCCGCCGAGAGAAGTGGGGCTGCCCCCGCCCATGGGCGCCAGTTGCTCGGCCGGCGCAAAGGACGACGCGCCCCGCGTGGAGGGCGGCGTGGCCGGCACCGGCATGTCCAGCGCGGCGGCATGGGCCTCGCGGGCGCTGCCGAGCCCGGGAATGGGGAGCGAGGTCAGCCCGAGGAGATTCCAGAGGCTTGCGCCCTCGCCGTCATCCGCCTGCGGCGCCGCGGCCTGCGGCGCGGGGATGCCGGCCGGCACCAGCGGCGAGCCCAGGGGCGGCGGCGTGGGGAGCTCCGGCCCGTTGAGGGCCGTTTCCGTCACATTCGGGGCCGCGAAACCGGCCCCGGAAAAGCTGCCGGCGATGACCGGCGCGGGGAGGCCGTTCACCCCTGCGCCGGCATGGGGGCGCGGGCGCGCGGCCGCGGCGAGCTCCGCCGCCGCCGAGCCCTGCGGCTGCGTCTCGTCAAGCCCGGCAAGGGCCGGGGCGGCCGCTTGGGCGACCTCAGGCAGGGGGGCCGCGGTCGGAGCTTCGGGCGCGGCAGGAGCGGCCGGGGCCGCGGGCTGGGAGCCCTGTTGGGCGAGCAGCGCGGCCTCGAGGCGGCGCGAGGTCTCCTCGGCGTCCGGGGCTCCGCCCTGGGACCGGGGGTCATGTTCCGCCGCCTCGCGCGGCGAGCTGCCGCCGCCCAGCCAGTGCGGCAGGGGCACGTCGAAAAAGGCCAGGCCCAGAGCCGCCACCTTGAGGCAGCACAACACCGCGAGGATGCGGACGAGCCTAGAAAGCCGAAGCTTTGTAGCGGAGTGTCGAGATTTCGTCATTGAAATGCTGCTCCTGCTGCCGTTCCGCGTGGAGGTATTGGGCCTTCTGCCGTTCCTTGAGCTTTTCCAGCAACTTGCGTTCCATGGCGCGTTCCGCGAGGTGCGCCCGCGCCTCTTCCGCCACCTGCTTTTGCATCCGCAACTGGAGCTCCGCCTGCCTGGCGTCGCCGGCAAGCCCCTTGAGATATTGTTCGTGCAGCCAGCGCTCGCCGCTCTGGAGCAGGCCGCCAGCGCGGGACTTTTCTTCGGCCGCCGCCATTTCCGCCCGGATGGCGTCAAGATGCTCCCGCGCCTGCCTCAGCTTGTGCTCGGCATCGGCGAGGCGCACCTTGGCCTCTTCCTCCAGCTGGGCGCGATAGTCCAGCACTTTCTGCATCTTGAAGCGAAACGGCATCTGCCCTGGCCCTCCCGTGAGCGGCGCTCATGCTCCTCATGCACATTGCAAGGAGCGCGCCACCCGCGGGCGTCAACGCCTTGTCACGCCGGCATGAGTCCGGCCGCGTGGTTCACCGGCCCGCAGCCCTTGCCGGGCGCGTAGGAGGCCCTGAGAGCGCGGTTGAGATAGCGCTGCGCCGCGGCCACGGCCGCCTCCAGCGGCAGCCCCTTGCCGAGGCCCGACGCGATGGCCGCCGAAAGCGTGCAACCCGTGCCGTGGTTGTTGTCCGTGTCCACCCGGGCCTGCGGAAGTTTCTTGGGCTCCTGCCCCGGCCGGCAGAGCACATCCGTGACCACGACCGCGCTCTCCATGTGGCCGCCCTTGATGAGCACGGCCTTCGGCCCCATGGCGAGCAGCTTTTCCCCGGCGGCCGCGGCGTCCTCCAGCGAGGCGATCTTCATGCCCGTGAGCATCTCCGCCTCGGGCCGGTTGGGCGTGAGCAGGTCGCAGCCGGGCAGCATCTCCTCGCAGAGGGCCGTCACCGCGTCTTCTTCCAGAAGGCGGCTGCCGCTCTGGCTCACCGAGACCGGGTCGACCACCAGCGGGAAGTCGCGGCGCCGCAGGATGGGCGCCACGGCGCGGATGATGCCCGCGGAAAAGAGCATGCCCGTCTTGGCCGCCGCCACGGGAAAGCCCTCGAGCACGGTCCTGAGCTCCAGCGCCACGAAGTCCGGCTCGGGCGCGGAAATGCCGGTCACGCCGAGACCGTTCTGCGCCGTGAGCGCGGTGA
This window contains:
- a CDS encoding sigma 54-interacting transcriptional regulator, which produces MPKPLAAVPGSAPLAPASQLALLLELTALVNSAGDVAESLERALALMATHLPIIHAMVTLVDPKSGEIRTSAAYGLNPAERRRGRYLQGEGVTGRVIASGRAMCVCDAGSEPLFLNKTRSRDLTRERVSFLCVPIRLHDQVVGALSVDQHSTDAGTLEDELHLLQVIAALLAHTALESQDRMAEAAPPRARPAGFVGNSEAMHAVYAQIAQVGPSPATVLLQGESGTGKELAARAIHAASPRAAGPFVSLNCAALPESLMESELFGHERGAFTGAAQTRKGRFELAAGGTLFLDEVGELAPATQAKLLRVLQERAFERLGGMETLRADVRIITATNRDLEQMVEAGAFRRDLFYRLNVFPLCLPPLRERPEDILPLAAHFLGRFAGGGRGPAHLSLAVMDMLQRYAWPGNVRELQNVMERAALLLGPERVVLPQHLPPALHGGAAPGSGDGRPAAPPPPGSLAGRLEEVERASIVEALDACAGHMGKAAAALGLTERVMALRLKKYGLSYKTFRQGKRPLS
- the truA gene encoding tRNA pseudouridine(38-40) synthase TruA, coding for MRLKLLLAYDGTGFSGWQVQEKPQPPPTVQGTLEAALARLAGRPVRVFGSGRTDAGVHAHGQVAHCDVPDRPGFDWRHALNAVLPPAVRVLAAEGAPPEFDARRDAVAKTYVYQFWREGRFVPPAVAPFVWACGPLDEGRMRAALPSFVGERDFASLRNAGSETRGSVRRIFAATLDAQPPQEFYPPHAPLLRLTVTANGFLKQMVRNIAGLLAACGRGKLAPEAVPAMLAACERAAVPAPTAPPQGLALARVDYGAEADPSAGQ
- the fliJ gene encoding flagellar export protein FliJ, which codes for MPFRFKMQKVLDYRAQLEEEAKVRLADAEHKLRQAREHLDAIRAEMAAAEEKSRAGGLLQSGERWLHEQYLKGLAGDARQAELQLRMQKQVAEEARAHLAERAMERKLLEKLKERQKAQYLHAERQQEQHFNDEISTLRYKASAF
- the thiD gene encoding bifunctional hydroxymethylpyrimidine kinase/phosphomethylpyrimidine kinase; the protein is MTVAPPNILTVAGSDSGGGAGIQADLKTIMALGCYGMSVITALTAQNGLGVTGISAPEPDFVALELRTVLEGFPVAAAKTGMLFSAGIIRAVAPILRRRDFPLVVDPVSVSQSGSRLLEEDAVTALCEEMLPGCDLLTPNRPEAEMLTGMKIASLEDAAAAGEKLLAMGPKAVLIKGGHMESAVVVTDVLCRPGQEPKKLPQARVDTDNNHGTGCTLSAAIASGLGKGLPLEAAVAAAQRYLNRALRASYAPGKGCGPVNHAAGLMPA